A single region of the Buchnera aphidicola (Nipponaphis monzeni) genome encodes:
- the ribD gene encoding bifunctional diaminohydroxyphosphoribosylaminopyrimidine deaminase/5-amino-6-(5-phosphoribosylamino)uracil reductase RibD → MKKAIELAKKGEFTTAPNPNVGCIIVNNNEIVGQGWHCQTGKEHAEIIALNMAGSKAIGSTMYVTLEPCSNFGHTPPCFNIIKKSGITKIVIATQDPNPLNSGKSISFLANSNIQVKINILANESKKINKGFFKRMETGLPFVQLKLGASIDGRTATVHGHSKWITSIQSRKDVQYYRAKSSAILSSSNTILNDNPYLTVRLEEIDKTVMLQKEIKNTFKQPIRIIIDSQNKIKNNYNCINQQGNVFLIRTKKDCHKWPANVQQIIVKATNKKIDLKNLFLLLGTYQINNIWVEAGPTLSGLLIEKKIIDELIIYISPKILGHTSKPLFIIEKTLKLPPNFIKLSFTDVRKIGPDIRITIKPIYL, encoded by the coding sequence ATGAAAAAAGCTATTGAATTAGCGAAAAAAGGAGAATTTACCACTGCTCCTAATCCTAACGTAGGTTGTATCATAGTAAATAATAATGAAATAGTAGGACAAGGGTGGCATTGTCAAACAGGAAAAGAACATGCTGAAATTATAGCATTAAATATGGCTGGTTCTAAAGCTATAGGATCAACTATGTACGTAACATTAGAACCTTGTTCTAATTTTGGACATACTCCTCCATGTTTTAATATAATCAAAAAATCCGGTATAACTAAAATAGTTATAGCTACACAAGATCCTAATCCTTTAAATTCCGGAAAATCAATCAGTTTTTTAGCTAATAGCAATATCCAAGTTAAAATTAACATTTTAGCTAATGAGTCAAAAAAAATAAATAAAGGGTTTTTTAAGCGAATGGAGACTGGATTACCATTTGTCCAATTAAAATTAGGAGCTTCTATAGATGGAAGAACTGCGACTGTACATGGTCATAGTAAGTGGATTACTTCTATTCAATCACGTAAAGATGTACAATATTATAGAGCAAAAAGTTCAGCAATTTTAAGTAGCAGTAATACTATACTTAATGATAATCCATATTTAACCGTACGCCTTGAAGAAATAGATAAAACGGTAATGTTACAAAAAGAAATAAAAAATACTTTTAAACAACCAATACGGATTATTATTGATAGTCAAAACAAAATAAAAAACAATTATAATTGTATTAATCAACAAGGAAATGTTTTCTTAATAAGAACTAAAAAAGATTGTCACAAATGGCCTGCAAATGTTCAACAAATTATAGTAAAAGCTACGAACAAGAAAATAGATTTAAAAAATTTATTTTTATTATTAGGTACATATCAAATAAATAACATTTGGGTAGAAGCTGGTCCAACATTATCTGGATTACTAATTGAAAAAAAAATAATAGATGAACTTATTATTTATATATCACCTAAAATATTAGGACATACATCTAAACCTTTATTTATTATAGAGAAAACACTAAAATTACCTCCTAATTTCATAAAATTAAGTTTTACAGATGTACGTAAAATAGGACCTGATATTCGTATTACTATTAAACCTATATACTTATAG
- a CDS encoding MFS transporter, translating to MKKFKKKYLDLRLIMIVCIIFALRTVGLFMVPPILSMYGIFIQNSNKLLIGACIGIYSFSQVIFQIPFSYLSDKFSREKVIIFGLILFFIGSIIAASTMSIWGIFIGRMLQGSGAISSALITLLLETVKKDNRLAAIVCVGITFSCTFVISIILAPIIVNFVGLNNLFWIMAILTIISIAIVIKFIKPMYVKDVTNNTSISIINLFRLLKNVFLLELLLNTFSISYLLTSNFFIYPEYLILMKITKENYWMFYSTIIFIACITGVPIIYHIRNYSNIRKFYLLCISFLLLSCIGLLVINNPKIFLINIQIFIFIYVVMSALLPTAINEKSPKCYKGSFMSIYNTSQFLGTFVSSLINGWLLNKYSLDSTIYMNIIIIIFCIIFNIITNFRHKIINK from the coding sequence ATGAAAAAATTTAAAAAAAAATATCTTGATTTAAGATTAATAATGATTGTATGTATTATTTTTGCTTTAAGAACAGTAGGTTTGTTTATGGTACCACCTATTTTAAGTATGTATGGAATCTTTATACAAAATTCAAATAAGTTATTAATTGGAGCTTGTATTGGAATTTATAGTTTTTCTCAAGTAATATTTCAAATACCTTTTAGTTATTTATCTGATAAATTTAGTAGGGAAAAAGTAATAATTTTTGGGTTAATTTTATTTTTTATAGGTAGCATAATTGCTGCAAGTACAATGTCTATATGGGGTATTTTTATTGGTAGAATGTTACAAGGTTCAGGTGCTATATCATCTGCTTTAATAACTTTATTACTTGAAACAGTTAAAAAAGATAATCGTCTTGCAGCAATAGTATGTGTAGGTATTACCTTTAGTTGCACATTTGTTATTTCTATAATACTTGCTCCAATAATTGTTAACTTTGTAGGGTTAAATAATTTGTTTTGGATAATGGCTATATTAACAATAATATCTATTGCTATAGTAATAAAATTTATTAAACCAATGTATGTGAAAGATGTTACAAATAATACGTCAATATCTATAATCAATCTTTTTCGTTTATTAAAAAATGTTTTTTTATTAGAATTGTTATTAAATACTTTTTCAATAAGTTATTTATTAACATCTAATTTTTTTATATATCCAGAATATTTAATATTAATGAAAATTACTAAGGAAAATTATTGGATGTTTTATTCAACTATAATTTTTATTGCTTGTATTACAGGAGTACCTATAATATATCACATACGAAATTATAGTAATATACGTAAATTTTACTTGCTATGTATTAGTTTTTTATTGTTATCCTGTATAGGATTGTTAGTAATAAATAATCCAAAAATATTTTTAATAAACATACAAATATTTATTTTTATTTACGTTGTAATGTCAGCATTACTTCCCACTGCTATTAATGAGAAAAGTCCTAAATGTTATAAAGGAAGTTTTATGAGTATTTATAACACTAGTCAATTTTTAGGAACGTTTGTAAGTAGTTTAATAAATGGTTGGTTACTTAATAAGTATAGTCTTGATAGTACTATTTATATGAATATTATTATAATAATATTCTGTATTATTTTTAATATAATTACAAATTTTAGGCATAAAATTATAAATAAATGA
- a CDS encoding TusE/DsrC/DsvC family sulfur relay protein — protein sequence MSSLFKYPKTDSKKYLASLNKWDLSIAKKNAKKELIIMTENHWEIVYFIRNFYSKFNQTPSMRIIAAAISKKYHKKYTSIYFLKLFPKGPMQQASKIAGIPLSNSCF from the coding sequence ATGTCATCACTATTTAAATATCCTAAAACAGATTCTAAAAAATATTTAGCATCCTTAAATAAGTGGGATTTATCTATAGCCAAAAAAAATGCAAAAAAAGAATTAATAATAATGACTGAAAATCATTGGGAAATCGTATATTTTATAAGAAACTTTTATTCTAAATTTAATCAAACACCCTCTATGCGAATAATAGCTGCAGCAATTTCAAAAAAGTATCATAAAAAATATACTAGTATATATTTTTTAAAATTATTTCCTAAAGGACCTATGCAGCAAGCTAGTAAAATTGCTGGTATACCATTATCTAATTCATGTTTTTAG
- the argA gene encoding amino-acid N-acetyltransferase: MDKLGIKLIQSFRHSSPYINTHRGKTFVIMLNGETIENVNFSGIINDIGLLHSLGIKLIVVYGIYPKIDSILLKHKMKIHYHKYIRITDYASLQQIKKISGKLQLDITAKLSMSLSNTPLQGSHINVVSGNFVIAQPLGVNDGVDYLNSGKIRKINKKSIESQLNNNNIVLIGPIAASVTGESFNLISEEIATEVAIALKVEKIVGFCKEKGLVNTNGKTISELFPNTAKQIIKQLMINQFVPTSLVRFLIGAIKACNSGIPRSHIISYYEDGALLQELFSRDGIGTQMVMKSSENIRMATINDIGGILELIRPLENKGILVRRSREQLEMEIDKFIIIEKDNLTIGCAALYIFPKEKMGEMACVAVHPDYRNSSRGELLVNKIKIKAKELHLKKIFVLTTQSIHWFREKGFIPIKINFLPDSKKKMYNYQRGSKMLIIDVN; the protein is encoded by the coding sequence ATGGATAAGTTAGGTATTAAATTAATTCAGAGTTTTCGTCATAGTTCTCCATATATTAACACACATAGAGGTAAAACATTTGTGATTATGTTAAACGGAGAAACTATTGAAAATGTTAATTTTTCTGGAATAATCAACGATATAGGTTTATTACATAGTTTAGGCATTAAATTAATTGTAGTATATGGAATTTACCCTAAGATAGATTCAATTTTGTTAAAGCATAAAATGAAAATTCATTATCATAAATATATTAGAATTACAGATTATGCATCACTGCAACAAATAAAAAAAATTTCTGGAAAATTACAGTTAGATATTACAGCTAAATTATCTATGAGTTTAAGTAATACTCCATTACAAGGATCTCATATTAATGTTGTCAGTGGAAACTTTGTTATTGCCCAACCGCTAGGTGTAAATGATGGAGTAGATTATCTTAATAGCGGGAAAATACGAAAAATTAATAAAAAGTCTATAGAATCTCAATTAAATAATAATAATATAGTACTTATTGGACCAATTGCTGCGTCTGTTACAGGAGAAAGTTTTAATTTAATATCTGAAGAAATAGCAACAGAAGTGGCTATTGCTTTAAAAGTAGAAAAAATAGTTGGTTTTTGTAAAGAGAAAGGGCTTGTTAATACTAATGGAAAGACGATTTCAGAATTATTTCCTAATACAGCAAAACAAATTATTAAACAATTAATGATTAATCAATTTGTGCCTACAAGTCTTGTACGATTTTTAATAGGGGCCATAAAGGCTTGTAATAGTGGAATACCCAGAAGTCATATTATTAGTTATTATGAAGATGGAGCTTTGTTGCAAGAGTTGTTTTCTAGAGATGGCATTGGAACTCAAATGGTAATGAAATCTTCTGAAAACATCCGCATGGCTACTATAAATGACATAGGAGGAATTTTAGAGTTAATTAGACCTTTAGAAAACAAAGGTATTTTAGTTCGTAGATCTAGAGAACAATTAGAAATGGAAATTGATAAATTTATTATCATAGAAAAAGATAATTTAACTATTGGTTGTGCGGCTTTGTATATTTTTCCTAAGGAAAAAATGGGAGAAATGGCTTGCGTTGCTGTTCATCCTGATTACCGTAATTCTTCTAGAGGAGAGTTACTTGTGAACAAAATTAAAATAAAGGCTAAAGAACTGCATTTAAAGAAAATATTTGTACTTACTACTCAAAGTATTCATTGGTTTAGAGAAAAAGGTTTTATTCCAATAAAAATTAATTTTTTGCCAGATAGTAAGAAAAAAATGTATAATTATCAAAGAGGGTCTAAAATGTTGATCATTGACGTAAATTAA
- the recB gene encoding exodeoxyribonuclease V subunit beta yields the protein MNKLKKPTLIDILNSPITGEILIQASAGTGKTFCIIIFYLRLLLNIKCNYQSNKYLSVQEILVLTFTNKSKDELIIRIKENIHTLKNICEGKPQVNKVLNKLFQNISNIPQAITVLQIAESNLKNAAIFTIHKFCQNIIYQNIFHINLFHKPKIIDNEDLLYLTTTVNFWRKYCYTLPEEIIRLINTYWKEPKDLLKEIKPILIHKTKIYQSYRFKQITLIQYYENIINKIKSFKKKWNFIITKNNTFKQYLFNNITHSKKKVYNWINIITSWSHEQTKSFFIPKELLLLKKIFINKNIFKAQHSFLKTITIFLNNNFSIKEFFLYKSITTIRNFIKHEKKISEKIEINDLISIVYQSLNKNNNFLSNFIRKKFPVVLIDEFQDTSTQQYKIFETVYFNKKKVALILIADPKQSIYSFRGSNIFSYFKIYQRFKTIYYLNVNWRSSYKVIESINTLFSQFKNPFIFKNINFNISYANTCNKISFEIDNISQPGLSIFFKKAPIMCMSEYLNWSSNQCAYNIYNWLSLGKKKRAVIYIKNKKKFVEAKDITILVRNKQESNYITTALNKYNISSFYHSYKEDIYHQKETIEIFTILQAILNFNNINQIKQALLTTIISKTIYDIDAINNNINILSSFVSMFKNYFHMWEKKGIFYLIKQIIIDFAIKNFSANLYNRQKLLENVFKIADNLEYQSQFTNNQHTLLLWFADQINQSKNGIKNSYALNYNNFNNINITTIHKSKGLEYPLVWIPFLINFSKIKKCIFYNKINLTSILDLYNEKKNLRKSQKEHLSEEIRLIYVALTRSILHNSIAIAPVIKGTRSCKNSFTDIHNSGFGYLIQKGKKLSQSGLNKQLHTFDTNKNIKILSEKIVQFKKNIIIDESSTKIKLHTINKNIKDNWSIISFSKIASNTKNMSLYKEHYFKEKKILKYRNNKKLLNTHTFPRGKTYGKFLHKILKNCDFNKTANCSLITQELNKINLSQEWVYIIQSWIESIFNISLNTKHLILKNLEKQNYVKEFEFCLPLQKKINFEKINKLLKLYSPISKLSSNIKYDKVVGVLKGFIDVIFYWNKKYYIIDYKSNWIGKNNNCYTFQKIYKIIANNNYDLQYIIYSLSLHRHLKNKMNGYSFKKNFGGVFYLFIRAFNQKHKNNGIFFTLPSYTLIQTLDTLLK from the coding sequence ATGAACAAACTTAAAAAACCTACATTAATAGATATATTAAACTCTCCAATTACTGGAGAGATATTAATTCAAGCATCAGCAGGGACTGGCAAAACTTTTTGTATAATAATTTTTTACTTAAGATTGTTATTAAATATTAAATGTAATTATCAAAGCAATAAATATTTGTCAGTACAAGAAATATTAGTATTAACTTTTACTAACAAATCTAAAGATGAACTAATTATACGAATCAAAGAAAACATACATACGCTAAAAAATATATGTGAAGGTAAACCACAAGTAAACAAAGTCCTAAATAAATTATTTCAAAATATTAGCAATATACCACAAGCAATCACTGTTCTACAAATAGCAGAATCTAATTTAAAAAACGCTGCTATTTTTACTATACATAAATTTTGTCAAAACATCATATACCAAAATATATTTCATATTAATTTATTTCATAAACCTAAAATTATAGATAATGAAGATTTACTATATTTGACAACAACAGTTAATTTCTGGAGAAAATATTGCTATACTCTACCCGAAGAAATTATACGATTAATTAATACTTATTGGAAAGAACCAAAAGATTTACTAAAAGAAATTAAACCAATATTAATTCATAAAACTAAAATTTACCAATCGTATCGTTTTAAGCAAATAACACTTATTCAATATTATGAAAATATAATAAATAAAATTAAATCTTTTAAAAAAAAATGGAATTTTATAATTACTAAAAATAATACGTTTAAACAATACCTATTCAATAATATTACACATTCTAAAAAAAAAGTATATAACTGGATAAATATAATTACATCATGGAGTCATGAACAAACGAAAAGTTTTTTTATTCCTAAAGAATTACTATTGTTAAAAAAAATTTTTATTAATAAAAATATCTTCAAAGCTCAACATTCATTTTTGAAAACTATTACTATTTTTTTAAATAATAACTTTTCTATTAAAGAATTTTTTCTTTATAAATCAATTACGACAATTCGAAATTTTATAAAACATGAAAAAAAAATATCTGAAAAAATAGAAATTAACGATTTAATATCTATAGTTTATCAATCATTAAATAAAAATAACAACTTTCTTTCTAATTTTATAAGAAAAAAATTTCCAGTAGTATTAATTGATGAATTTCAAGATACTAGTACTCAACAATATAAAATATTTGAAACAGTGTATTTTAACAAAAAAAAAGTAGCTTTAATATTAATAGCAGATCCAAAACAATCTATTTATAGTTTTAGAGGATCAAACATATTTTCATATTTTAAGATATATCAACGTTTTAAAACAATTTACTATTTAAATGTCAATTGGAGATCATCTTACAAAGTAATAGAAAGCATTAATACTTTATTTAGTCAATTTAAAAACCCTTTTATTTTTAAAAATATAAATTTTAATATAAGTTATGCAAATACATGTAATAAAATAAGTTTTGAAATTGATAACATCTCACAACCTGGACTATCTATTTTTTTTAAAAAAGCTCCTATAATGTGCATGAGTGAATATTTAAACTGGAGTAGTAATCAATGTGCTTATAACATATACAATTGGTTATCTTTAGGCAAGAAAAAAAGAGCTGTTATTTATATAAAAAATAAAAAAAAATTTGTAGAAGCTAAAGATATTACTATTTTAGTACGTAATAAACAAGAATCTAACTATATTACTACTGCATTAAATAAATATAATATTTCTTCATTTTATCATTCTTATAAAGAAGACATTTATCATCAAAAAGAAACAATTGAAATATTCACAATACTACAAGCAATATTAAATTTTAATAACATAAACCAGATAAAACAAGCACTTTTAACTACTATAATATCTAAAACTATTTATGATATTGATGCTATTAATAACAATATAAATATATTATCGTCATTTGTTAGTATGTTTAAAAATTATTTTCATATGTGGGAAAAAAAAGGAATCTTTTATCTCATAAAACAAATTATAATAGATTTTGCAATAAAAAATTTTTCAGCAAATCTATACAATCGTCAAAAGTTGTTAGAAAATGTTTTTAAAATTGCTGATAATTTAGAATACCAATCACAATTTACAAATAATCAACATACTTTATTATTGTGGTTTGCTGATCAAATAAATCAATCTAAGAATGGTATTAAAAATTCATACGCATTAAATTATAATAACTTTAATAATATTAATATTACTACTATACATAAATCTAAAGGGTTAGAATACCCTTTAGTTTGGATTCCTTTCTTAATCAATTTTTCTAAAATTAAAAAATGCATTTTTTATAACAAAATAAATTTAACATCTATATTAGATTTATATAATGAAAAAAAAAATTTAAGAAAATCGCAAAAAGAACATTTGTCAGAAGAAATACGATTAATATATGTTGCTCTAACAAGAAGTATTTTACATAATAGTATAGCAATTGCTCCAGTAATTAAAGGTACTAGATCATGTAAAAATTCTTTTACAGATATTCATAATAGTGGGTTCGGATACTTAATACAAAAAGGGAAAAAACTTTCTCAATCAGGATTAAATAAACAACTTCATACTTTTGATACTAATAAAAATATTAAAATATTATCAGAAAAAATAGTACAATTTAAAAAAAATATTATCATTGATGAATCAAGTACAAAAATTAAGTTACATACAATAAATAAAAATATAAAAGATAATTGGTCTATTATTAGCTTCTCTAAAATAGCGTCTAATACCAAAAATATGTCTTTATATAAAGAACATTACTTTAAAGAGAAAAAAATATTAAAATATAGAAATAACAAAAAATTATTAAATACTCATACTTTTCCTAGAGGTAAAACATATGGAAAATTTTTACACAAAATTTTAAAAAACTGCGATTTTAACAAAACTGCAAATTGCTCATTAATTACTCAAGAATTGAACAAAATAAACTTAAGTCAAGAATGGGTATATATAATTCAATCATGGATAGAAAGCATATTTAATATTTCTTTAAATACTAAGCATCTAATTTTAAAAAATTTAGAAAAACAAAATTATGTAAAAGAATTTGAATTTTGTCTACCATTACAAAAGAAAATTAATTTTGAAAAAATTAATAAACTATTAAAATTATATAGTCCTATTTCTAAGTTGTCTTCAAATATTAAATATGATAAAGTTGTAGGAGTTCTAAAAGGATTTATAGATGTTATTTTTTATTGGAATAAAAAATATTATATAATTGATTACAAATCAAATTGGATAGGGAAAAACAATAATTGTTATACATTTCAAAAAATATATAAAATTATTGCAAATAATAATTATGACTTACAATATATTATTTACAGTCTATCTTTACATCGACATTTAAAAAATAAAATGAATGGATATTCATTTAAAAAAAATTTTGGAGGTGTTTTCTATTTATTTATAAGAGCTTTTAATCAAAAACATAAAAATAACGGTATATTTTTTACATTACCTTCATACACTTTAATTCAAACATTAGATACGTTACTTAAATAA
- the ribE gene encoding 6,7-dimethyl-8-ribityllumazine synthase: MNIIQTGLLAKDAKITIIISRFNYFINEQLLEGTLDILKRIGHVENNNITIIKIPGTLELPLITQKIASLKKNDAIITIGSVIQGETIHFKSIINTVYNLLPKISLENNIPIIIGVLATNNIKQAIERSGGKKGNKGCEIAYVTLEMLNLIKIIK; the protein is encoded by the coding sequence ATGAACATAATTCAAACTGGGCTATTAGCAAAAGATGCAAAAATTACAATAATAATTTCTAGATTCAATTATTTTATTAATGAGCAATTACTTGAAGGAACATTAGATATTTTGAAACGAATTGGGCATGTAGAAAACAATAATATTACTATTATAAAAATTCCAGGAACTTTAGAACTACCACTAATTACTCAAAAAATTGCATCTTTAAAAAAAAATGATGCTATAATTACTATTGGAAGCGTTATCCAAGGAGAGACAATACACTTTAAAAGTATAATTAATACCGTCTATAATTTATTACCTAAAATTAGTTTAGAAAATAATATTCCTATCATAATAGGTGTTTTAGCAACTAATAATATTAAACAAGCCATTGAAAGATCTGGAGGTAAAAAAGGAAACAAAGGATGTGAGATTGCTTACGTAACTTTAGAAATGTTAAATTTAATTAAAATTATTAAATAA
- the nusB gene encoding transcription antitermination factor NusB, whose translation MKITPRRRARECAVQLLYSWQMTNNSIQDIEMQFLEDQKIEGVDLIYFKELIKGIHENYQYLDKLMLPHISRTLKQLGQIEKAILRIAFYELSKRYDIPPKVSINESIELAKSFGANKSHKFINGVLDKAALKIRSFK comes from the coding sequence ATGAAAATAACCCCTAGAAGAAGGGCTAGAGAATGTGCCGTACAATTATTATATTCATGGCAAATGACTAATAACTCTATTCAAGATATTGAAATGCAATTTTTAGAAGATCAAAAAATAGAAGGAGTTGATTTAATTTATTTCAAAGAATTAATAAAAGGTATTCATGAAAATTATCAATATTTAGATAAATTAATGCTACCTCATATTTCTAGAACATTAAAACAATTAGGACAAATAGAAAAAGCAATTTTAAGAATTGCATTTTATGAATTATCTAAAAGATATGACATTCCTCCTAAAGTTTCTATTAATGAAAGTATAGAACTTGCTAAATCTTTTGGCGCTAACAAAAGTCATAAATTTATTAATGGAGTATTAGACAAAGCTGCATTAAAAATACGTTCTTTTAAATAA
- the recD gene encoding exodeoxyribonuclease V subunit alpha — MKTNKLLKYIKKNNIINTTNAQFALSINKKEEPITTLAIICVHQAIIDGHVCLPINENKKLFYSKYNNTFIIHFLKYIKTKKIENLLNKNIIGNGSYPTPLVLFKNSLYLYKTWKSEQSISNYFKNPTQEKKYTPYKIKKVLTKIFNQKFCNLQKIAVAISILYKNTFIIGGPGTGKTTVVSKIILSFIRLSEKFIKIKLAAPTGKAAIRLTESLKHNLKRLDITTQEKLIFPSKTITLHKLLKINSKFQEKILQDNELLDLDILIIDESSMIDIYIMEQLIKKLPKHSKLILIGDFNQLPSIQPGNILKDICQHANNKYSIKTAKILKYFINYEVPISNCSTDSNLKDNICILKKNYRFIQAPHIKILSQLILKNNDKNHKKLFNNSYKNVIYNEIYNICSYENMINTLTNNYENYWQAIYNKKELKQIIYIFNKYRILCAVNKGLFGTNRINKNIELNMQHKKYIHNNINLNNSLYVGKPILITKSNKALKLLNGDIGILMLDDVNQHLKAFFLLPNNSINIIPVQLLTHYQTAWCMTIHKSQGSEFNTIAIILPNKYSKLCTKELIYTAITRAKKKFLYIVVKRYSLKRQIHLHFVLAIYHN; from the coding sequence ATGAAAACAAATAAATTATTAAAATATATAAAAAAAAATAATATAATAAATACAACTAATGCTCAGTTTGCTTTATCTATTAATAAAAAAGAAGAACCTATAACTACATTAGCAATAATATGTGTACATCAAGCAATTATAGATGGTCATGTTTGTCTACCTATAAATGAAAATAAAAAACTATTTTATTCAAAATACAATAATACATTTATTATACATTTTTTAAAATATATTAAAACAAAAAAAATTGAAAATTTGTTAAATAAAAATATTATTGGGAACGGTTCATATCCAACTCCATTAGTTTTATTTAAAAATTCTTTATATCTTTATAAAACTTGGAAATCTGAACAATCTATATCAAATTACTTCAAAAATCCAACCCAAGAAAAAAAATACACGCCTTACAAAATAAAAAAAGTTCTAACTAAAATTTTTAATCAAAAATTTTGTAATTTACAAAAAATAGCTGTAGCTATATCTATTTTATATAAAAATACATTTATTATTGGAGGCCCAGGAACTGGAAAAACTACTGTTGTTTCAAAAATAATTTTATCTTTTATTCGTTTATCAGAAAAATTTATTAAAATTAAATTAGCTGCGCCTACTGGTAAAGCAGCAATAAGATTAACAGAGTCTTTAAAACATAATTTAAAACGGTTAGATATAACTACTCAAGAAAAACTTATATTCCCTTCTAAAACTATTACTTTACATAAATTACTCAAAATTAATTCGAAATTTCAAGAAAAAATTTTACAAGATAATGAATTATTAGATTTAGATATACTTATAATTGATGAGTCTTCGATGATTGACATTTATATTATGGAGCAACTAATTAAAAAATTACCTAAACATTCGAAATTAATTCTAATAGGAGATTTTAATCAATTACCCTCTATTCAACCTGGTAATATTTTAAAAGATATTTGTCAACATGCAAATAATAAGTATAGTATAAAAACAGCAAAAATACTAAAATATTTTATAAACTACGAAGTTCCAATATCAAATTGTTCTACTGATTCTAATTTAAAAGATAACATTTGCATATTAAAAAAAAATTATAGATTTATACAAGCTCCTCATATTAAGATACTATCTCAATTGATTTTAAAAAATAATGATAAAAATCATAAAAAATTGTTTAATAATAGTTACAAAAACGTGATATATAATGAAATATATAACATATGTTCGTACGAAAATATGATTAACACTCTTACTAATAATTATGAAAATTATTGGCAAGCAATTTATAATAAAAAAGAATTAAAACAAATAATATATATATTTAACAAATATAGAATACTATGTGCTGTAAATAAAGGATTATTCGGAACAAATAGAATAAATAAAAATATTGAATTAAATATGCAACATAAAAAATATATACACAATAATATTAATTTAAATAATTCATTATATGTTGGTAAACCTATTTTAATTACAAAAAGTAACAAAGCATTAAAATTATTAAACGGAGATATAGGAATTTTAATGTTAGATGATGTTAATCAACACTTAAAAGCATTTTTTCTATTACCAAATAATTCTATTAATATTATTCCTGTACAGTTGTTAACACATTATCAAACAGCTTGGTGTATGACAATACATAAATCACAAGGATCAGAATTTAATACAATAGCTATTATATTACCTAATAAATATTCTAAATTGTGTACCAAAGAATTAATTTATACAGCTATTACTCGCGCAAAAAAAAAATTTTTATATATAGTAGTAAAAAGGTATTCATTAAAGCGACAAATACATCTACATTTCGTTTTAGCAATTTACCACAATTAA